Proteins encoded together in one Anguilla anguilla isolate fAngAng1 chromosome 9, fAngAng1.pri, whole genome shotgun sequence window:
- the nipal4 gene encoding magnesium transporter NIPA4, giving the protein MGMMRYGYISDDSCTNGSLVRFLCSSRTVVCKVVEGISQNSTLNESHNGTVTALSIDKWSNYNFWIGLSLAVLSAFLIGGSVILKKKALLRLADKGETRAGEGGHGYLKDWMWWGGLLTMGAGEGANFAAYMFAPATVVTPLGALSVLISAVLSSFLLGESLNLLGKLGCVLSLLGSTIMVIHAPEEEEVTTLQLMAEKLLDPGFLVYASILLVACLVLIFYFSPRVGATNILVYIGICSLLGAFTVSSVKGLGIAIRTFFTDASVVQQPLTWVLLITLVASIVTQVNYLNKSLDVFNTLLVYPIYYVFFTTVVLATSIILFKEWGSMSGVDVVGTVCGFLVIVLGVGMLHLFRDIQVSLASLTQSFSPRSEAELEEERRRVEDKHILIENMECLPPMREDGPRVFIIS; this is encoded by the exons ATGGGAATGATGCGATATGGCTATATAAGCGACGATTCGTGCACAAACG GCTCACTTGTCCGTTTTCTCTGTTCCTCCCGAACCGTTGTGTGCAAGGTCGTAGAGGGGATATCACAAAATTCCACTCTCAACGAAAGCCACAACGGCACGGTGACAGCGCTCTCTATAGACAAATGGAGCAACTACAACTTTTGGATCGGCCTCTCGCTCGCTGTGCTCTCGGCCTTCCTGATTGGTGGGAGCGTCATTCTGAAAAAGAAGGCTTTGCTCCGCCTGGCGGATAAAGGGGAGACCAGAGCAG GTGAAGGAGGCCATGGATACTTGAAAGACTGGATGTGGTGGGGTGGCCTTCTAACCA TGGGGGCGGGCGAGGGGGCAAACTTTGCGGCCTACATGTTCGCCCCGGCCACCGTGGTCACCCCCCTTGGAGCACTCAGCGTCTTGATCAG TGCAGTACTGTCTTCCTTCCTGTTGGGGGAGTCTCTCAACTTGCTGGGCAAGCTGGGTTGTGTGCTCAGTCTCCTGGGCAGCACCATCATGGTGATCCATGCTcccgaagaggaggaggtgaccACCCTTCAGCTGATGGCTGAGAAACTGCTCGATCCAG GCTTCCTGGTGTACGCCAGCATCCTCCTGGTGGCCTGCCTGGTTCTGATCTTCTACTTCTCCCCGCGAGTGGGAGCGACCAACATCCTGGTGTACATCGGCATCTGCTCCCTGCTCGGGGCCTTCACGGTGTCCTCCGTCAAGGGCCTGGGCATTGCCATCCGCACCTTCTTCACCGACGCCTCCGTGGTGCAGCAGCCCCTCACCTGGGTCCTGCTGATCACCCTGGTGGCCTCCATCGTCACGCAGGTCAACTACCTGAACAAGTCCCTGGACGTCTTCAACACCCTGCTGGTGTACCCCATCTACTACGTCTTCTTCACCACCGTGGTGCTGGCCACCTCCATCATCCTCTTCAAGGAGTGGGGCTCCATGTCAGGCGTGGACGTGGTGGGCACCGTCTGCGGCTTCCTGGTTATTGTCCTGGGCGTGGGCATGCTGCACCTGTTCAGGGACATCCAGGTGTCACTCGCCAGCCTGACCCAGTCTTTCAGCCCACGGTCtgaggcggagctggaggaggagaggaggagggtaGAAGACAAGCACATCCTCATCGAGAACATGGAGTGCCTGCCACCGATGAGGGAGGACGGGCCCAGAGTCTTCATTATCAGCTGA